DNA sequence from the Alkaliphilus metalliredigens QYMF genome:
GCAGATACAAAGTAATTGTAAAACCATCAAACTCAAGGGGATAAATGGTGTACGATATGTTGTTCCTCATCAAATAAGATTGGATAATATAGAACAAACAGTTGAATTGATGATGCGTGTAGATAATATCTATAAAGATATAAAATTTGTTATTAAAAGTAATGGAGAAGTCATAAAAGAGGTAAAACGAAAACATGTTGCTCCTGGAGAAATGGAAACCATTAAATTAGACCTAAGTAAATTTACGCCAGGTGATTGTGATGAAATGTATATAGAAATTGTTGAAAAGGAGGCATAACCATGGAAGAAAAAGATATGATTTGTATTGTTTGTCCCTTAGGTTGCAAGTTAAAGGTGACTAAGAGTGATATAAGTCAAACAGGATACGCTGTTGAAGGAAACAAGTGTTTCAGGGGTGTGGATTATGGTATCAAAGAAATGACAAATCCCACAAGAGCATTGACAACAACTGTCGTTATATCCGATGCTTCTGTAAAAAGACTGCCAGTTAGAACATCTGGAACAATTCCTAAACCTCTAATCAAACAAGCAATGGTCTTAATTAATAAAGTCGAGGTTAAAGCACCAATCAAAGTAGGAGAGGTTATCATTAAGAATATTCTAGATACAGGAGTAGACATAATCGCCTCTAGGAGCATGTGTCAAAATTCAGAACATGAGGATTTGTTAAAAGCCTGTTTCCTTCAAGGATAAATTCTTATAGAAATAAGCAATATAAAGGAGTAGAGATTATTGATAAGCGATGGGGAGATTGTTTTAAGACTAATTTTATCAGCCATAGCAGGAGGTATTGTTGGCATGGAAAGAGAGGCCAACAATCGTCCTGCTGGACTTAGAACCCATGTATTAGTTACTTTAGGCTCTACCCTTATTATGCTAATATCTATGTATGGCTTTCAAGGACTCGGTGCGGATAATAGTGGTGGGGAGCCTGCTAGATTAGCAGCACAAGTAGTGAGTGGAATCGGATTCTTAGGAGCAGGAACCATTATGAGAACGGGAAATGATATTCGAGGCTTAACGACTGCTGCCAGTATTTGGGTTTGTGGGGGTGTAGGATTAGCTATCGGAAGTGGTTATTATGTAGGCGGGATTGCAACGACAATCATCGTCATGTTTACCTTAAAAAGTTTGGGTTTTATACAAAGTAAGTTATTAAAAAGCCAAAATAAATTATTAATTGTCCAGGGTAAAGAGCGGGCTGGGTTAATAGGTAACATAGGACATATATTAGGTAAAAATAATATTAATATTAAGTATATTAAGGTTAATAATGAAGATAACATTGAAGAAGATGAAGGTTATATGATAGAAATTAGATTTATGGTGAAGTTACCATCTAAATTTATAAATGAACGTTTTTTTGATGAAATTTTAGATGTACCTGGAGTAGACAATGTAATATGGGAAGGCGATTTAGAAGAAGCTTTTCTATACTAAATCCCAACCATCAGATATTATTTGTCAAATGGTAATGATGTTCATAAACCAAGGAATATTATAAAAGCGCTAATAGTAGAATAACTAAAAAAAGGGCTGTAGGGGATGAAATCTCCTACAGCCCTTTTCAGGAAAGTGCTTAGACAGCTTTGCTGTCGAATGTGGTTTCAATGGTAGTTACCTCTGCTCTTTAATCAATCCCGATCTGTAAGCATCCAAAAGCATTTCCAAATCCTTAACCTGGAACTTCAGTTTTTCACCGTCATCTGTATCCCGCACCCTTTTTCTTTCAACTTCCTTTTCTAACACCATTGTAGTAGAATGAATATCCTTCTCTTCTTCAATGGCTTTCTGGGTTGATTCGAATGGGTCATGGGATACTAGTAAAAGGCCGTATGAATTATAGATCAGTGTATAGCCTGCTATTCCAGTAGTACCTTGATAAGTCCTGGAAAAACCTCCGTCAATCACTAACAGTTTTCCATTTGCTCTTATGGGACTTTCACCTTCTTTGAGTTTAACGGGCACATGACCATTAATGATATGGGACACATCTGGATTGAGACCAAACTCCTCAAATATGATTCTACACATCTTCTCATTATCCTCTAGCTTAAAATAGGGATCTTTTTTCTCAACATGGGTTTCCTTATCATTTATGAAATATCTTTCGAAGGTGGTCATCTTATCTTTACCAAAGAGGGGGGAATCTGGTCCAGTCCATAAATACCAAGTGATAT
Encoded proteins:
- a CDS encoding DUF1667 domain-containing protein — its product is MEEKDMICIVCPLGCKLKVTKSDISQTGYAVEGNKCFRGVDYGIKEMTNPTRALTTTVVISDASVKRLPVRTSGTIPKPLIKQAMVLINKVEVKAPIKVGEVIIKNILDTGVDIIASRSMCQNSEHEDLLKACFLQG
- a CDS encoding MgtC/SapB family protein produces the protein MISDGEIVLRLILSAIAGGIVGMEREANNRPAGLRTHVLVTLGSTLIMLISMYGFQGLGADNSGGEPARLAAQVVSGIGFLGAGTIMRTGNDIRGLTTAASIWVCGGVGLAIGSGYYVGGIATTIIVMFTLKSLGFIQSKLLKSQNKLLIVQGKERAGLIGNIGHILGKNNINIKYIKVNNEDNIEEDEGYMIEIRFMVKLPSKFINERFFDEILDVPGVDNVIWEGDLEEAFLY